In the genome of Polyangia bacterium, the window ACTACAGCTCGACCAAGACCGCTTTCAGCATCTTCGACAATGAATCGGATCGCTGTCTGCCCCGCGTGTACTGCTACTTCGACGACATCACCGGTCCAGAGATCGCCTGCATGAACGATTACGTGGGCGAGCTGCTGGCGATCCGCGAGTTCAACGATCGACACCCACGACGGAAGCTGGCGAAGCTGGCTTACCTCTGGACCGAGCGGGAAAAACGGTCCATCTGGAATGAGAAGATTTACGTCTTCCACGACTTTGACCACCCGCTGTACACGAAGAACGTCATGCCCGCAGGCGTCGCGTTCCGGCAGCTGCCCCTGTCGGCGGGCTGAAAAAACGGCCGCGGCCGGCCTGCGGTCAGAGCGGCGCCGGGGCGAGCGATCTATTCGGTGTTGTCAGGCGGCGGGCTGGCGATGGTGGGGCCACCGTCGTCGCGCGGTGGCGGCGGCGGTGGCGTCCAGGTACGAGCGCGAGAGGTCCGCTTCGTCGAGGAGGCCGACAGTCTGGCCGGTGTCCCCAGCCGTCGGGCAGCCAGCGTGATCCGCTGATGGCATGTGGACCGCGGCCAAACATGGGAAAGGAACTCCCGATTGACGACCCGCCGCCTGCTGAAGTGCCGACATTTTGGGCCTTCAAAGGTCGGTCGGTTAGAAAACCGCCGGATCCTGGTGTAGCCTGCCCGCCTCAGGCATGGGCGCGGCCGCTTTTTACGACATGGACGGGACGTTGGTGCGGACCAACCTGGTTCACGCCTTCGCCTACAACGCCAAGAACCAGCAGGGCCTGCTGCGCAGCGTGTTCAAGACGGCGGCGACGTTCGCCAGCGTGCCGCTGTTCATGGCCGCCGATTTCTATAATCGGCGCCTCTTCAACGACATCTTCTTCGTCCGCTACCGTGGCGAATCGGAAGATCGCCTGCGCTATCTCGCCGATGAGCTGTTCGAGAGCACCATCAAGCCGTCGATTTTTCCCGGCGCCTATGAGCTGATCGCCAAATCCAAGGAACTGGGCCTGCGCCAGGTGCTGGTCACCGGCGCCCTGGACATCACGGTCGAGCCGCTGGCCAGGCACCTCAAGATCGACGACTATGTGACGAACCGCCTGGAATTCGTCGACGGATACGCCACCGGCCGCCTTTTGCCGCCGGTGATGGCGGCCGCCACCAAGGCCAGCTGGATTCGCATCTACGCCGAGAAAGAGAGCTTGAACCTGTCCGACTGTTACAGCTATTCCGACAGCATGAGCGATCTGCCGATGCTCTCGGTGGTGGGCCACCCCACGGCCGTCAACCCCGACCTGCGGCTGCGCAATACGGCGCTGCAGCACGACTGGCCGATACTGGACCTGCGGTGAGAAGGACGATCTGATGCGCGAAAGGCAGCCCAAGATCCTGCGCGGCCCGGTGCCGCGGCGGAAGGAAGACGACCAGGTCGTCTATATCGACAACGATTCGGCGCCGCGAATTCTGTTCTCGGGCGAAGATCTTCTGCTGGAAGACCTGCCGATCGGCACGCGGGTGGTCTATCCCAAGCCTCCCATCGAGGGGCTGGCCAACCCGGGCGCGGCCATTCGCTATGCGCTGAACCACCCGCTGGACACGCCGCCGCTGTACGCGCAGCTGATGCCGGGCATGCGGGTGACCATCGCCGTCGACGACATCAGCCTGCCGCTGCCGCCGATGGTCACGCCTGACGTCCGGCAGACCATCATCGAGATTCTGCTGGAGCTTCTGGACGCCAACGGCGTGGACGACGTGCACATCATCGTCGCCAATTCGTTGCACCGGAAGATGACCGCCGCCGAGATGAAGCGGATGGTGGGCGCGAAGATTCACGACGCATTTTATCCCGACCGTTACTACAACCACGACGCCGAAGATCCTGACGGGATGGTGCACTTGGGCGTCACCGAAAAGAACGAGCCGGTGAACATCAACCGCCGGGCCGTCGAGAGCGACCTCTGCATCTACGTGAACATCAACCTGGTGCCCATGGACGGCGGGCACAAGTCGGTGACGGTCGGCCTGTGCGACTACGACAGCCTGCGGCCGCACCACGATCCGGAGACCATCCGGGCGTCGGACAGTTACATGGATCCGAAGAAGTCGGTGCTGAACACCAAGGTCGAGCGCATGGGCGCGCTGGTGGACAAGCACATGAACGTCTTCCACATCGAGACTGCCCTGAACAACCGCATGTTCGCCGGCCCGACGGCGTTCCTGTCGAAGAACGAAGACGAGTTCACCGAGTTCGATCGCCTGAAATTCGAGGCGATGAAGTGGTCGCTGTCGAAGCTGCCGGCCGCCGCCAAGCGGACGCTGTTTCATTCCATTCCGGCGCAGTACCAGCTCATCGCCTGCCACGCCGGCAAGACCGAGCCGGTGCACGAGAAGATCCTGGCGCGTTGCTTTGAACAGTACGCGGTCAACGTGCGCGGCCAGGCGGACATCTTGATCTGCGGCGTGCCGTTCATCTCGCCGTACAACGTGAACTCGATCCTGAATCCGCTGCTGGTGCAGGTGATGGGCCTCGGCTACTTCCACAACATGTACCGGGGCAAACCGGTGCTGAAAAAGGGCGGCGTCATGATTTTGACCCACCCTTGCTATGACGAGTTCGATCACAACCACCACCCGAGCTACATCGAGTTCTTCAATCGCCTGCTGCCCGAGACGCGCGACGCGATGAAGCTGCGCCACAAGTACGAAGAAGAGTTCGCCCACAACCCGAGCTACATCGAGATGTATCGGCGCGGGAACGCCTACCACGGCGCGCACCCGTTCTTCATGTGGTACTGGGGCGAGAACGGCCGCCAGCACATCGGCAAGGTGATCGCGGCCGGCGCGCAGAACGCGCACGTGCCTGCAATGCTGGGCTGGGATCGCGCCGAATCGCTGACCGAGGCCATCGCCATGGCCCGCAGCTTCGTCGGCCCGTCGCCCGAGATCACCTTGATGCACCACCCGCCCATCGTCATGGCCGACATGGAGTGAAGGGCACCGTGAAGCTGCGCAGCACTGGCCGCGGGACGAAATTTTCGGCGGCGCGCGGGGTCTGGGAGTCGGTGCAAGAGGTGGTGTACGCGGCGGGCTGGCCGGGGCGGGTGCTCGATCGCCTGCCGGCGGCGACGCGCGTGGCGGCGGTCCGGCACGAACTGGAGCTGGCGCGCGGCTCGGTCGGGCGGCCGCCGCTGAAGGTGGCGTTCGTCTCCGACCTGCACATCGGGCCGTTGACGCCGCCGCGGTTGCTTGATCGGGCGTTCGATCAGCTGGACGACTTCGCCGCCGACGTGCTGGCGCTGGGTGGCGACTACGTCTATCTGGAGGCGACGTCGAAGATGGCCGAGCGGTTGCGCGGGCTGGTGGCGCGCGTGTCGGCGCCGATCAAGGTCGCCGTGCTGGGCAACCACGATCTGTGGACCGACAACACGCTCCTCGAACGGGCGCTGGCCGACGCCGGCGCGACGGTGCTGGTCAACGACGCCCTTCGCTTGCCGCCGCCCCACGACGACGTGGCGTTGATCGGCATCGACGAGCCGTGGACCGGCGCGCCCGACGCCGCCCGCGCCTTCGCCGCCGCCGGCGACGTGCCGGTGCGCATCGTCGTCGCGCACGCCCCGGAGGCGTTCCCGCACGTGGTCGGCCGCGGAGCCAAGCTGATGCTGTGCGGGCACACCCACGGCGGCCAGGTGGCGCTGCCGTCCGGGCCGGTGGTGGTGCACGGTCCGCTGGGCCGGCGCTGGCCGTCGGGGTTGCACGACGTGAGCGGGATGAAGCTGTTCGTGTCGCGCGGCCTTGGCAACGTCGACCTGCCGATCCGGGCCAACGCGGCGCCGGACGTGTCGCTGTTCAGTATTCGTTCGATCTGACGCGTCCGCCCGCCCCGAGTGGCAATTCTCGGCCGGGTACGTTATCTAAGTCGGTCGTGGCAACGTCCAAGAAGCCGCCGCACGCCGGGCATCGGGCCGGCTCTTCCCATGTCGTTCCGTCGGCGGCCGGTGCGTCCTCCCCGACCTTGCCGGTCGCCGAGATCTTCCGCGGGCGCAACGTCTTCATCCTGGGAAGCACCGGGTTCGTGGGCAAGGTGCTGCTCAGCTTGCTGCTGGATCGCTTCCCGGACATCGGG includes:
- a CDS encoding metallophosphoesterase, giving the protein MKLRSTGRGTKFSAARGVWESVQEVVYAAGWPGRVLDRLPAATRVAAVRHELELARGSVGRPPLKVAFVSDLHIGPLTPPRLLDRAFDQLDDFAADVLALGGDYVYLEATSKMAERLRGLVARVSAPIKVAVLGNHDLWTDNTLLERALADAGATVLVNDALRLPPPHDDVALIGIDEPWTGAPDAARAFAAAGDVPVRIVVAHAPEAFPHVVGRGAKLMLCGHTHGGQVALPSGPVVVHGPLGRRWPSGLHDVSGMKLFVSRGLGNVDLPIRANAAPDVSLFSIRSI
- a CDS encoding HAD-IB family hydrolase, which produces MGAAAFYDMDGTLVRTNLVHAFAYNAKNQQGLLRSVFKTAATFASVPLFMAADFYNRRLFNDIFFVRYRGESEDRLRYLADELFESTIKPSIFPGAYELIAKSKELGLRQVLVTGALDITVEPLARHLKIDDYVTNRLEFVDGYATGRLLPPVMAAATKASWIRIYAEKESLNLSDCYSYSDSMSDLPMLSVVGHPTAVNPDLRLRNTALQHDWPILDLR
- a CDS encoding lactate racemase domain-containing protein, yielding MRERQPKILRGPVPRRKEDDQVVYIDNDSAPRILFSGEDLLLEDLPIGTRVVYPKPPIEGLANPGAAIRYALNHPLDTPPLYAQLMPGMRVTIAVDDISLPLPPMVTPDVRQTIIEILLELLDANGVDDVHIIVANSLHRKMTAAEMKRMVGAKIHDAFYPDRYYNHDAEDPDGMVHLGVTEKNEPVNINRRAVESDLCIYVNINLVPMDGGHKSVTVGLCDYDSLRPHHDPETIRASDSYMDPKKSVLNTKVERMGALVDKHMNVFHIETALNNRMFAGPTAFLSKNEDEFTEFDRLKFEAMKWSLSKLPAAAKRTLFHSIPAQYQLIACHAGKTEPVHEKILARCFEQYAVNVRGQADILICGVPFISPYNVNSILNPLLVQVMGLGYFHNMYRGKPVLKKGGVMILTHPCYDEFDHNHHPSYIEFFNRLLPETRDAMKLRHKYEEEFAHNPSYIEMYRRGNAYHGAHPFFMWYWGENGRQHIGKVIAAGAQNAHVPAMLGWDRAESLTEAIAMARSFVGPSPEITLMHHPPIVMADME